The Thiosulfativibrio zosterae genome has a window encoding:
- a CDS encoding GDP-mannose mannosyl hydrolase codes for MTTESNLLPLKAFKQVVQNAPLFAIDLVVVNDKNQILVGERLNAPAKGALFVPGGRVYKNESLEDAFKRLSKAELGCELERHQACLLGLYDHFYDDSFFSANISTHYINATHAIRLSTELLNLPTEQHNKYLWVAIDELANDETVHKFSKVFLPALINWL; via the coding sequence ATGACTACCGAAAGTAATCTGCTACCTTTAAAAGCCTTTAAACAAGTAGTGCAAAATGCACCGCTGTTTGCCATTGATTTGGTGGTGGTCAATGATAAAAATCAAATTTTGGTTGGCGAACGCTTAAATGCTCCCGCTAAAGGTGCTTTGTTTGTGCCAGGTGGCCGAGTTTACAAAAATGAATCTTTAGAAGATGCGTTTAAACGACTTTCTAAAGCCGAACTGGGTTGTGAATTAGAAAGACACCAAGCCTGTTTATTAGGTTTGTATGACCATTTTTACGATGATAGCTTTTTTAGTGCCAACATTTCGACCCACTACATCAATGCAACGCATGCCATTCGGCTGTCAACGGAGTTGTTGAATTTACCAACAGAGCAGCACAATAAATATCTTTGGGTTGCGATTGATGAGTTAGCAAATGACGAAACGGTTCATAAATTTAGTAAAGTTTTTTTGCCCGCTTTAATAAACTGGCTCTAA
- the fcl gene encoding GDP-L-fucose synthase — MKNIFVAGHRGMVGSAIVRQLEQDSHNKVITATRSELDLINQYAVNAFFAKNNIDQVYLAAAKVGGIHANNEYPAEFIYENLMIEANIIHAAHLNNVQQLLFLGSSCIYPKLAPQPMKEDALLTGELECTNEPYAIAKIAGIKLCESYNRQYGRDYRSVMPTNLYGENDNFHPENSHVIPALLRRFHEAKLNNDPVVMAWGSGKPMREFLHVDDMAEASIFVMNLDNQTYQQETSPMLSHINVGTGVDCTIRELVETVAKVTGYKGKIEFDATKPDGAPRKLMDVSRLARLGWKAKTSLEDGLAATYEWFLAHQDDYRK; from the coding sequence ATGAAAAATATTTTTGTAGCAGGCCACAGAGGCATGGTAGGTTCGGCGATTGTTCGTCAATTAGAACAAGACAGCCATAACAAGGTTATTACCGCCACCCGTTCTGAATTGGATTTAATCAATCAATATGCGGTCAATGCCTTTTTTGCCAAAAACAATATTGACCAAGTCTATTTAGCGGCGGCTAAAGTGGGCGGTATTCATGCCAATAATGAATACCCTGCAGAATTCATTTATGAAAACCTGATGATTGAAGCCAATATTATCCATGCCGCGCATCTAAACAATGTACAACAACTATTGTTTTTAGGCTCTTCTTGTATTTACCCAAAGCTAGCACCGCAACCAATGAAAGAAGATGCCCTATTAACAGGCGAATTAGAATGCACCAATGAACCTTATGCGATTGCTAAGATTGCCGGGATTAAGTTATGTGAAAGTTATAATCGTCAATACGGGCGTGATTATCGCAGTGTGATGCCAACCAATTTGTATGGTGAAAACGATAACTTTCACCCAGAAAACTCGCATGTGATTCCTGCGTTATTAAGACGTTTTCATGAAGCGAAACTCAATAATGACCCTGTTGTTATGGCTTGGGGTTCGGGCAAGCCCATGCGTGAGTTTTTGCATGTAGATGATATGGCCGAAGCCTCTATTTTTGTAATGAACCTAGATAATCAAACCTATCAACAAGAAACCTCGCCCATGTTATCTCATATTAATGTGGGCACCGGAGTGGATTGTACAATTCGTGAATTGGTAGAAACCGTGGCTAAAGTGACGGGCTATAAGGGTAAGATTGAATTTGATGCAACAAAACCCGATGGTGCGCCAAGAAAGTTAATGGATGTATCACGCTTAGCGCGTTTAGGCTGGAAAGCTAAAACCAGTTTAGAAGACGGATTAGCCGCAACCTACGAATGGTTTTTAGCGCATCAAGATGACTACCGAAAGTAA
- a CDS encoding glycosyltransferase family 2 protein: MKKISVVILTFNEEQHIERCLNSLKEVVEQVFIVDSFSTDKTVELAEALGAKVYQNKWVNYANQFEWGLDNCPIVTEWVMRMDDDEYLEPELSNEINDSLNTLDDEITGIYLKRKVFCKGKWIKYGGFYPHILLRIWRNGIGRIEQRWMDENIVLSKGQIVQFKNDLVDDNLNDITWWVNNHNAYETREMLDLMNIKYGLFESDDALLETNVPQAKKKRLLKGKVYSKIPTGLRAFLYFVYRYVFKLGFLDGSKVFVFHFMQSCWYRLLVDVKVDEFGLQVKSKGIDKTLDMYHVLRTQ, encoded by the coding sequence ATGAAAAAAATTTCCGTTGTTATTTTAACTTTTAACGAAGAACAGCACATAGAGCGTTGTTTAAATTCTTTAAAAGAGGTTGTTGAACAAGTATTTATTGTGGATTCTTTCTCTACTGACAAAACAGTCGAACTGGCAGAAGCTTTAGGTGCAAAAGTTTACCAAAACAAATGGGTAAACTATGCCAACCAATTTGAATGGGGCTTAGATAATTGCCCTATAGTAACGGAATGGGTCATGCGAATGGATGACGACGAGTATCTTGAGCCGGAGCTATCTAATGAAATCAATGATAGCCTAAATACGTTAGATGATGAAATTACAGGCATCTACTTAAAACGTAAAGTCTTCTGTAAAGGTAAATGGATTAAATATGGCGGCTTTTACCCGCACATATTACTCAGAATATGGCGCAATGGTATAGGCCGGATAGAACAGCGTTGGATGGATGAAAATATCGTCTTATCTAAAGGTCAAATTGTGCAATTTAAAAATGATTTGGTAGACGATAACTTAAATGATATTACCTGGTGGGTAAACAATCATAACGCCTATGAAACAAGAGAAATGCTTGACCTTATGAATATAAAATATGGCCTATTCGAAAGTGATGATGCACTTCTAGAAACTAATGTCCCACAGGCAAAAAAGAAACGGTTGTTAAAAGGAAAAGTATACTCAAAAATACCAACGGGTTTAAGAGCATTTTTATATTTTGTATACCGTTATGTTTTTAAATTAGGTTTTTTAGATGGTTCAAAAGTGTTTGTGTTTCATTTCATGCAAAGCTGTTGGTACAGATTACTTGTCGATGTAAAGGTTGATGAGTTTGGACTACAAGTAAAGTCCAAAGGTATAGATAAAACACTGGACATGTATCATGTTCTGAGAACACAATAA
- a CDS encoding type II toxin-antitoxin system Phd/YefM family antitoxin, protein MTTLNSTEARSNLYGLIAQVNESHEPVTITGKTGNAILISEDDWSAINDTLTLLNIKGMRESIVEGMQTPLDECSKELDW, encoded by the coding sequence ATGACAACATTAAACTCTACCGAGGCACGCTCAAACCTTTACGGCTTAATAGCTCAGGTGAATGAATCTCATGAGCCGGTAACCATTACCGGTAAAACAGGTAATGCTATTTTAATTTCAGAAGATGACTGGAGCGCCATTAACGATACGTTAACGCTTTTGAATATTAAAGGCATGCGAGAATCGATTGTTGAAGGCATGCAAACCCCTCTTGATGAATGCAGCAAAGAACTTGATTGGTAA
- a CDS encoding glycosyltransferase family 2 protein, with protein sequence MKPKITVQILTFNEEKHLARCIDSVASFASQVVVIDSFSTDRTVEIAKEKGALVLQNKWLNNYAHQFNWGLDNANIESDWIMRLDADEYITPELAEEIVNKLPGLVDSVSGIYMRRRIFFLGQWMKRSGTYPMWVLRLWRNGHGRCENRWMDEHILLSQGESTRFEHDLVDDNLNDLTWWTNKHNHYATREAADLLNHKYHFTPFDERDESDGEQAMFKRWLKEKVYANIPLFVRPFIYFLYRYFIRLGFLDGRRGFMWNILQGFWYRFLVDSKMFEAEEIIKHASNKKEAAQDLVEDQWGLKPPTKTANKG encoded by the coding sequence ATGAAGCCAAAAATCACAGTTCAAATTTTAACCTTTAACGAAGAAAAACATCTTGCACGCTGTATTGATTCAGTTGCTTCTTTTGCAAGCCAAGTCGTCGTTATCGATTCTTTCTCTACTGATAGAACCGTTGAAATTGCCAAAGAAAAAGGTGCGTTAGTCTTGCAAAACAAATGGCTTAATAATTATGCCCATCAGTTCAACTGGGGTTTAGATAATGCAAATATTGAGAGCGATTGGATTATGCGTTTAGATGCTGATGAATACATCACACCAGAACTCGCTGAAGAAATTGTAAATAAACTACCAGGCCTGGTCGATTCTGTCAGTGGTATTTATATGCGTAGACGTATTTTCTTTTTAGGTCAGTGGATGAAACGAAGTGGTACCTACCCAATGTGGGTTTTACGCTTATGGCGTAATGGGCATGGTCGTTGTGAAAACCGTTGGATGGATGAACACATATTACTTTCTCAAGGTGAAAGTACTCGTTTTGAACATGATTTAGTGGATGATAATCTCAACGATCTGACTTGGTGGACCAATAAACATAATCACTACGCAACTAGAGAAGCGGCTGACTTACTAAACCATAAATATCATTTCACACCATTTGACGAACGTGATGAAAGTGATGGTGAACAAGCTATGTTTAAACGCTGGTTAAAAGAAAAAGTCTATGCCAACATTCCTCTATTTGTACGCCCTTTTATCTACTTTTTATACCGTTACTTCATTCGTTTAGGTTTTTTAGATGGGCGAAGAGGATTTATGTGGAATATTCTGCAAGGTTTTTGGTATCGCTTTTTAGTCGATTCAAAAATGTTTGAAGCAGAAGAAATAATTAAACACGCAAGCAACAAAAAAGAAGCGGCACAGGATTTAGTTGAAGACCAATGGGGTTTAAAACCACCAACTAAAACAGCTAATAAAGGATAA
- a CDS encoding tyrosine-protein phosphatase: MYDLHNHLLPGIDDGSPDINTSLELAKIAISQGITHMVCTPHIHPGRYDNTLASIATALNSFKEALVQHNLNLIVSAAAEVRIGPEILSAIKLNTLPFLGTWNNQQVLLIEFPSNMIPIGSEKLTQWLIAQNIIPMIAHPERNQAIIDNPNRLRTFLDQGCLTQITAGAITGNFGQKPQKTAEILLLEDKVTILATDAHNLSYRPPVIQESLQKVTQLIGETRAKKLVLDNPMEIAINKWH, encoded by the coding sequence ATGTATGACCTCCACAACCATCTTTTGCCAGGTATTGATGACGGATCCCCAGACATCAATACCTCACTAGAACTTGCCAAGATTGCCATCTCGCAAGGCATCACCCACATGGTTTGCACACCACACATTCATCCTGGGCGCTATGACAACACCCTCGCATCCATCGCCACTGCTCTCAATAGTTTTAAAGAAGCCCTAGTACAACATAACCTAAACTTAATTGTCTCTGCTGCTGCAGAAGTAAGAATTGGCCCCGAAATACTGTCAGCAATCAAACTCAATACTCTACCTTTCTTAGGCACCTGGAATAACCAACAAGTTTTACTGATCGAGTTTCCAAGCAACATGATACCTATAGGCAGTGAAAAACTCACTCAATGGCTAATAGCACAAAACATAATCCCCATGATTGCCCATCCAGAGCGCAATCAAGCGATCATAGACAACCCCAACAGGCTCCGAACCTTTCTAGACCAAGGTTGCTTAACCCAGATAACGGCCGGGGCTATAACCGGTAATTTTGGCCAAAAACCACAAAAAACTGCCGAAATACTGCTCCTAGAAGACAAGGTTACCATCCTAGCGACCGATGCCCATAACCTTAGCTATCGCCCACCTGTTATCCAAGAAAGCTTGCAAAAAGTTACTCAACTCATAGGTGAAACCCGAGCCAAAAAACTCGTTTTAGACAACCCAATGGAAATTGCAATCAACAAATGGCACTGA
- a CDS encoding glycosyltransferase WbuB, with amino-acid sequence MKILLISTNYSPELTGIGKYSGEMTEWLAKHGHDVRVICAPPYYPEWKVSEDYSAWKYQKQSSENLTVYRCPIWVPAKPSGLKRLLHLASFALTSLPVVLRHIFWRADVIICVEPPLFNSFGAILTSKLSGAKSILHIQDFEVDAAFELGIVKANWLKRFIYGVERFLMRRFDKVSTISEAMLKKLDEKDIAKDKQLFFPNWVDTSFIHPLSTVSEYRSELNIPLDKPVVLYSGNMGEKQGLEIVIEAAKNLANDNIQFIMCGSGAALDRLQTLAKGLDNILWLPLQPFERLNEFLNLADIHLLPQQAGAADLVMPSKLTGILSSGRPVVATAQQGTQVACVVEGKGMVVAPADSEAFSAAIKTLANNPKLRNELGINARTYAENNLEYNSIMSNLETELKLLAR; translated from the coding sequence ATGAAAATCCTTTTAATCTCCACTAACTATTCACCAGAACTTACCGGTATTGGTAAATACTCTGGTGAAATGACTGAATGGTTAGCGAAACATGGGCATGATGTGCGGGTGATTTGTGCTCCACCTTATTACCCTGAATGGAAAGTGAGTGAGGATTATTCTGCGTGGAAATATCAAAAACAATCTTCTGAAAACCTAACGGTTTACCGCTGCCCTATTTGGGTGCCTGCTAAACCAAGCGGCTTAAAACGTTTGTTACATTTAGCCTCTTTTGCGTTAACCAGTTTGCCTGTTGTTTTACGCCATATTTTTTGGCGCGCAGACGTAATCATTTGTGTTGAACCGCCTTTGTTTAATAGTTTTGGCGCTATTTTAACGAGCAAATTATCGGGTGCTAAATCAATCTTACATATTCAAGATTTTGAAGTGGATGCAGCTTTTGAATTAGGTATTGTAAAAGCCAATTGGTTAAAACGTTTTATCTACGGGGTTGAACGTTTTTTAATGCGTCGTTTTGATAAGGTCTCAACCATTTCTGAGGCGATGCTTAAAAAGCTGGATGAAAAAGACATTGCCAAAGACAAACAATTGTTTTTTCCTAACTGGGTAGATACCAGCTTTATCCATCCTTTAAGCACTGTCTCTGAATATCGTTCTGAACTCAATATTCCATTAGATAAACCTGTGGTTTTGTATTCTGGCAACATGGGTGAAAAACAAGGATTGGAGATTGTGATTGAAGCAGCTAAAAACCTAGCGAATGACAATATTCAATTTATCATGTGTGGCTCAGGGGCGGCCTTAGATCGTTTGCAAACTTTAGCAAAAGGTTTAGATAATATTCTTTGGTTACCCTTACAGCCTTTTGAACGCTTAAATGAATTTTTAAACCTAGCAGATATTCACTTATTACCTCAACAAGCCGGGGCAGCCGATTTGGTTATGCCGTCTAAACTCACGGGCATTTTATCGTCTGGTCGCCCCGTTGTGGCCACTGCACAGCAAGGCACCCAAGTCGCTTGTGTGGTTGAGGGTAAAGGCATGGTAGTTGCACCTGCCGACAGTGAAGCGTTTAGTGCCGCTATTAAAACCCTGGCCAACAATCCAAAATTACGCAATGAATTAGGAATAAACGCTAGAACCTATGCTGAAAATAACTTAGAATATAATTCAATTATGTCCAACTTAGAAACAGAATTAAAACTTTTAGCAAGGTGA
- a CDS encoding GumC family protein: MDHTSQIQNNNNLPTQINHNASNNSDVIDLLPLFQTVWRRKWSIVTIVFIVMLLTTLVVMSIIPTYRASTTMQIEQQEAKVVSIEQVYGIDNSSEYLQTQFELLKSRALAEKVVKLLNLTKHKEFDPAQQKPPLIDIKGSIRSLQLSQMLPGLVPESFDNPAPPTEEEILDSVVKAFMERISIQPIKKSQLVIINVDMQDAKMATKAANMLGETFINSQLDASMEATFTASKWMNSRLSELRETLQASENKLQAFKDQEGLIDVDGGITSVSTNELTAINQRLVDARSKRAEAESQYRQVKGIKKDDWQKLAAIPAVLSHPLIQTFKTEEARAKAKVNELSKRYGQSHPSMQTALSDLNAAQASLKAQVLQIVAGIETQYQIAAANEYSLNKSVKENKQQIKDISKNEFKLRELQREVDSNRAIFDTFMTRLKETTATSDLQTTNARIVDPAVIPTEPIKPKKGLIIIIAGFLAGLFAVFLTLLSNALNNTFKSADEIESKLNIPVLGVLPLIKNIKKDQKIALSFHKNIDKIFSECVRTVRTSVMLSSIDTTHKVVIVTSSIPGEGKSTTSINLADAIGQLEKTLLIEADMRRPTMSKILGLQPGTPGLANLIAGSNSIEECIKSLYGGMDIIVAGIVPPNPLELLSSERFKDLIDELSETYERIIIDCPPVQAVSDAIVLSGFADSVIYVIKSDSTNKQTVMHGVGKLLQNKAPIRGIILNQVDIKKAKQQGYSYEGYYDYYGYSSDNAKAT, translated from the coding sequence ATGGATCACACCTCCCAAATTCAAAACAACAACAATCTTCCAACACAAATCAATCACAACGCATCTAATAATAGCGATGTCATTGATTTACTTCCGCTTTTCCAGACAGTCTGGCGCAGAAAATGGAGCATTGTCACCATTGTATTTATCGTAATGCTTTTAACCACCTTAGTGGTTATGAGCATTATCCCAACCTATCGTGCCTCAACCACCATGCAAATTGAACAACAAGAAGCCAAAGTTGTTTCGATTGAACAGGTATACGGCATTGATAACAGTAGCGAATACCTTCAAACACAGTTTGAGCTTTTAAAATCTCGCGCCCTCGCTGAAAAAGTGGTCAAGCTTTTAAACCTTACAAAACATAAAGAGTTTGACCCCGCACAACAAAAACCGCCTTTAATAGATATTAAAGGTTCAATTCGCAGTTTACAACTTAGCCAAATGCTACCAGGCCTGGTTCCAGAAAGTTTTGACAATCCTGCCCCACCCACTGAAGAAGAGATTCTTGATAGCGTGGTTAAAGCCTTTATGGAAAGAATCTCTATTCAGCCAATCAAAAAGAGCCAATTAGTCATTATCAACGTTGACATGCAAGATGCTAAAATGGCCACAAAAGCAGCCAATATGCTGGGTGAAACCTTCATCAACAGCCAATTAGACGCTTCTATGGAAGCCACTTTTACGGCCTCTAAATGGATGAACTCTCGTCTTTCCGAATTACGCGAAACGCTTCAAGCCTCAGAAAACAAACTGCAAGCCTTTAAAGACCAAGAAGGATTAATTGATGTCGATGGTGGCATTACCAGTGTATCTACCAATGAATTAACGGCCATCAACCAACGCCTTGTCGACGCAAGAAGTAAACGCGCCGAAGCAGAAAGCCAATACCGTCAAGTAAAAGGTATTAAAAAAGATGATTGGCAAAAACTTGCCGCCATACCTGCTGTTTTAAGCCATCCACTTATTCAAACCTTCAAAACAGAAGAAGCACGCGCCAAAGCAAAAGTTAATGAACTCTCAAAACGTTACGGGCAAAGCCACCCATCCATGCAAACCGCTCTAAGCGACCTAAACGCCGCTCAAGCCAGTTTAAAAGCCCAGGTTTTACAAATTGTGGCGGGTATTGAAACCCAATATCAGATTGCGGCAGCCAATGAATATTCGCTTAACAAATCAGTCAAAGAAAACAAGCAACAAATCAAAGATATCTCTAAAAACGAATTCAAACTTCGCGAACTGCAGCGTGAAGTCGACTCCAACCGGGCCATATTTGACACCTTCATGACGCGACTCAAAGAAACCACAGCGACTTCTGACTTACAAACCACTAATGCTAGAATTGTAGACCCTGCTGTTATACCCACAGAACCCATCAAGCCCAAAAAGGGTTTAATCATTATCATAGCGGGTTTCCTGGCGGGTCTTTTCGCGGTATTTTTAACGCTTTTATCTAATGCACTAAACAACACCTTTAAATCTGCAGATGAGATTGAATCCAAGCTCAACATACCCGTACTTGGTGTTTTACCGCTTATTAAAAACATCAAAAAAGATCAAAAAATTGCGTTAAGTTTCCATAAAAACATCGACAAAATTTTCTCCGAATGTGTCAGAACCGTGCGCACCAGTGTCATGCTATCGTCTATAGATACCACACACAAAGTTGTTATAGTCACCTCGTCTATTCCAGGTGAAGGTAAAAGTACAACCTCAATCAACTTAGCCGACGCCATAGGCCAGCTTGAAAAAACATTGTTGATTGAAGCCGATATGCGCCGCCCAACCATGTCCAAAATATTAGGCTTACAACCTGGTACACCCGGCCTGGCAAACTTAATTGCGGGTAGCAATTCAATTGAAGAATGTATAAAATCGCTTTACGGCGGCATGGACATCATTGTTGCAGGTATTGTACCGCCAAATCCGTTAGAGTTGCTTTCGTCTGAAAGGTTTAAAGACCTAATAGACGAGCTCTCTGAGACCTATGAAAGAATCATTATCGACTGCCCTCCCGTGCAAGCCGTAAGTGACGCGATTGTTTTATCCGGCTTTGCTGACTCCGTTATCTATGTTATAAAATCAGACTCAACAAACAAACAAACGGTCATGCATGGTGTTGGCAAACTATTACAAAACAAAGCGCCCATCAGAGGCATTATTCTTAACCAAGTCGATATCAAAAAAGCCAAGCAACAAGGTTATTCTTACGAAGGTTATTATGACTATTACGGCTACAGCAGCGATAATGCCAAGGCAACTTAA
- the gmd gene encoding GDP-mannose 4,6-dehydratase translates to MKKKALITGVTGQDGSYLAEFLLEKGYEVHGIKRRASSFNTQRVDHIYQDPHVDNKNFILHYGDLTDSSNLTRILQEVQPDEVYNLGAQSHVAVSFESPEYTADVDGMGTLRLLEAIRLLGLEKKTKFYQASTSELYGKVQEIPQKETTPFYPRSPYAVAKMYAYWIVVNYRESYGMYACNGILFNHESPRRGETFVTRKITRGLANIAQGLEQCLYMGNIDALRDWGHAKDYVRMQWMMLQQDKAEDFVIATGVQYSVRQFIAWSAEELGITLEFTGEGIHEIGTITAIEGDKAPALKVGDVIVKIDPRYFRPAEVETLLGDPSKAKAKLGWTPEITVQEMCAEMVAVDLKIAQRHALLKEHGHDVPVSVE, encoded by the coding sequence ATGAAGAAAAAAGCGCTTATTACCGGTGTTACTGGCCAAGATGGTTCCTATTTAGCCGAATTCTTATTAGAAAAAGGGTATGAAGTTCACGGTATTAAACGCCGAGCTTCTTCATTTAACACTCAGCGTGTTGACCATATTTACCAAGACCCGCATGTGGATAATAAAAATTTTATTCTGCATTATGGTGATTTAACCGATTCATCTAATCTAACGCGTATTTTGCAAGAAGTACAACCGGATGAAGTGTATAACCTAGGCGCACAATCTCATGTTGCGGTTTCGTTTGAATCACCTGAATATACCGCCGATGTAGATGGTATGGGAACTTTACGATTATTAGAAGCGATTCGTTTATTAGGCTTAGAAAAGAAAACCAAATTCTACCAGGCCTCTACCTCTGAGTTGTACGGTAAGGTCCAAGAGATTCCACAAAAAGAAACCACGCCTTTTTACCCTAGATCACCTTATGCTGTTGCCAAAATGTATGCTTATTGGATTGTGGTTAACTACCGTGAGTCTTATGGCATGTATGCCTGTAACGGCATTTTGTTTAACCACGAATCACCTCGCCGTGGTGAAACCTTTGTTACCCGTAAAATAACGCGTGGTTTAGCGAATATTGCCCAAGGATTAGAACAATGTTTATATATGGGTAATATCGATGCGTTACGTGACTGGGGACATGCCAAAGACTATGTGCGTATGCAGTGGATGATGTTGCAACAAGATAAAGCCGAAGACTTTGTTATCGCAACGGGTGTGCAATACTCGGTTCGTCAGTTTATCGCTTGGTCTGCTGAAGAGTTAGGCATTACTTTAGAGTTTACCGGTGAAGGTATTCATGAAATTGGAACCATTACCGCTATTGAAGGCGATAAAGCCCCTGCCTTAAAAGTGGGTGATGTGATTGTAAAAATCGACCCAAGATACTTCCGCCCTGCCGAAGTAGAAACTTTATTGGGTGATCCATCAAAAGCCAAAGCCAAACTCGGCTGGACACCCGAAATTACCGTACAAGAAATGTGTGCAGAAATGGTAGCAGTAGATTTAAAAATCGCACAACGCCATGCATTGCTGAAAGAACACGGGCACGATGTTCCGGTTTCTGTGGAGTAA
- a CDS encoding Txe/YoeB family addiction module toxin, translating into MTWTLVYTKQAQKDAKKLSARGLKPKAQTLMSIFEKNPYENPPRFEKLVGDLTGAYSRRINIQHRIVYQVFEEQNMIKVLRLWSHYE; encoded by the coding sequence ATGACTTGGACTTTGGTCTACACCAAACAAGCACAAAAAGACGCTAAAAAACTATCTGCTAGAGGTTTAAAGCCAAAGGCGCAAACATTGATGAGTATTTTTGAAAAAAACCCGTATGAGAATCCACCCCGTTTTGAAAAACTTGTTGGGGATTTAACCGGTGCTTATTCTAGACGAATTAATATACAACACCGCATCGTATACCAAGTTTTTGAAGAGCAGAATATGATTAAAGTTCTGCGCCTTTGGTCCCATTACGAATAA
- a CDS encoding mannose-1-phosphate guanylyltransferase/mannose-6-phosphate isomerase, producing MINIILCGGSGTRLWPLSRTMLPKQFVRLFNNRSLFQDTVLRNQPVCSHSMIVSNKEQYFLAVDQLSQIHSHNAQFLLEPVGRNTAPAIALACMALDADDLVLVTTSDHLVKNQAAYEAAVLEAKALAEQGNLVTFGIKPTYPEVGFGYIEANGHEVLSFKEKPDVKTAQSYIDQGNYYWNSGMFCFKAGVFLDELKHYAPEMHQACLNAMPKDGFKLEIRIELDTMNAIPEDSIDYAVMEKSRKVKVVPCDMGWSDLGSFDALFDEVKQPGLENAVLSRLDDSPEPICIDSSNNLIVARERQIALVDVEDLLVIDTSDAILISKKGSSQKVKAVVAQIKKQAPELADIHRLAFRPWGTYEVLQDSEQYKVKRIVVKPGSKLSLQKHFHRNEHWIVVSGTATVTVDQDVFLVRPNESTYIQMGQLHRLENQGKIDLVMIEVQVGEYTGEDDIVRVDDIYGR from the coding sequence ATGATTAACATTATTCTATGCGGCGGTTCTGGAACACGGCTTTGGCCTTTGAGCCGTACTATGTTACCTAAGCAGTTTGTGCGTTTATTTAATAACCGCTCTTTGTTTCAAGATACGGTTTTAAGAAACCAGCCCGTGTGCTCTCATTCGATGATTGTTTCTAATAAAGAGCAGTATTTTTTGGCGGTTGATCAGTTAAGCCAAATACATTCGCATAATGCCCAATTCTTATTAGAACCGGTTGGGCGCAACACCGCGCCCGCAATTGCTTTAGCTTGTATGGCGTTGGATGCTGATGATTTAGTGTTAGTGACCACTTCTGATCATTTAGTGAAAAACCAAGCGGCTTATGAAGCGGCTGTTTTAGAGGCTAAGGCGTTAGCTGAGCAAGGTAATCTGGTGACCTTTGGTATTAAACCGACTTACCCAGAAGTAGGCTTTGGGTATATTGAAGCGAATGGTCACGAGGTGTTATCTTTTAAAGAAAAACCCGATGTTAAAACAGCACAATCATACATTGACCAAGGCAATTATTATTGGAATTCTGGCATGTTCTGTTTTAAAGCGGGCGTGTTTTTAGATGAACTCAAACACTATGCGCCAGAAATGCACCAAGCCTGCTTAAATGCTATGCCAAAAGATGGTTTTAAGCTAGAGATACGTATTGAACTTGATACCATGAACGCAATTCCTGAGGACAGCATTGATTATGCGGTGATGGAAAAATCACGAAAGGTAAAAGTCGTTCCTTGTGATATGGGTTGGTCTGACTTGGGGAGTTTTGATGCATTATTTGATGAGGTTAAACAACCAGGCCTTGAAAACGCGGTGTTATCGCGTTTAGACGATTCACCTGAACCGATTTGTATTGACTCTAGCAATAATTTAATTGTGGCACGCGAGCGCCAGATTGCTTTAGTGGATGTAGAAGATTTATTGGTTATAGATACTTCTGATGCCATTTTAATTTCTAAAAAAGGCAGTTCACAAAAAGTTAAAGCAGTGGTTGCTCAAATCAAAAAACAAGCGCCAGAATTAGCCGATATTCATCGCCTAGCGTTTCGTCCCTGGGGAACCTATGAAGTATTACAAGACTCCGAGCAATACAAGGTTAAACGCATTGTGGTTAAACCAGGCAGCAAGCTGTCGCTACAAAAACATTTTCATCGCAATGAACACTGGATTGTGGTCTCAGGTACTGCCACGGTGACTGTTGACCAAGATGTATTTTTGGTTAGACCCAATGAATCAACTTATATTCAAATGGGCCAACTACACCGCCTAGAAAATCAAGGCAAGATTGATTTGGTGATGATTGAGGTGCAAGTGGGTGAATACACTGGTGAAGATGATATTGTGCGAGTGGATGATATTTATGGGCGTTAA